The following coding sequences lie in one Glycine max cultivar Williams 82 chromosome 19, Glycine_max_v4.0, whole genome shotgun sequence genomic window:
- the LOC106797328 gene encoding uncharacterized protein — translation QAVLWNSDCQEAFENIKQSLMNPPVLMPPVTGRPLFLYMTVLDESMGCVLGQHDDSGKKEQAIYYLSKKFTACEMNYSMLERTCCALVWASHRLRQYMLSHTTWLISKMDSVKYIFEKPALTGQIARWQVLLSEFNIVYVTQKAVKGSALADYLAQQPLQDYRPMHPEFPDEDIMALFEEKRTHEDIDKWIVCFDGASNALGHGVGAVLVSPDDQCIPFTARLGFDCTNNMAEYEACALGVQAAIDFDVKLLKVYGDSALVIRQLKGEWETRDSKLIPYQTHILRLAKYFDDISFHHLPREENQMADALATLASMFQLAPHGDLPYIEFKSQGRPAYCYAIEEERDGKPWYFDIKQYVENKEYPPGISDNDKRTLRRLATGFFVSGTILYKRNHDMTLLRCGWCLVLDVQQVDFMADLGVAFVDDWAFLVGRVVSNRKD, via the coding sequence caagcggtcctatggaacagtgactgccaagaggccttcgagaatatcaaacagagtctcatgaatcccccggtgctcatgccacctgtaacaggaagacctcttttcctgtacatgaccgtgttggacgagtctatggggtgcgtattgggtcagcatgatgattctgggaaaaaggagcaagccatctactatctgagcaagaagtttaccgcatgtgagatgaattactcaatgttggaaaggacgtgttgtgctctggtatgggcatcacatcggcttaggcagtacatgctcagccataccacgtggcttatttccaaaatggattcagtgaaatacatctttgaaaaaccagcCCTCACGGGAcaaatcgctaggtggcaggtactattatctgaattcaatatcgtttacgtcacccaaaaagcagtaaagggaagtgccttagcagattatttggcccagcaacccctccaggattatcggccgatgcaccccgagtttccagatgaagatatcatggccctgtttgaagagaagcggacacatgaggacatagacaaatggattgtttgcttcgatggggcatctaatgctttgggccacggagtaggggcagtccttgtatccccagatgatcagtgtattcctttcacggctaggctaggttttgattgtaccaacaatatggccgagtacgaagcatgcgccctcggggttcaggcggccattgattttgatgtaaaactactcaaggtgtatggagactcagctttggtgatacgccagttgaaaggagaatgggaaactagggattcgaagttgataccctatcaaactcacatcttgaggttagccaagtactttgacgacatttccttccaccacctacctcgggaagagaatcaaatggctgatgcactagccaccctagcatccatgtttcaacttgccccacacggggatctgccgtacatcgaattcaaatctcaaggcaggccagcatattgttatgcaatagaggaagaacgggatgggaaaccgtggtatttcgacatcaagcagtatgtcgagaacaaagaatacccaccagggatttctgacaatgacaaaaggacgttgagaagattggctactggtttctttgtaagtggtaccatcctgtacaaacgaaaccacgacatgaccctcctacgatgc